One genomic window of bacterium includes the following:
- the secY gene encoding preprotein translocase subunit SecY, giving the protein MEKILQLFRAKDLRDKLLYIAALLTVFRIASAIPVPGVDIARLKRFFEDNQVFGLFNLFSGGALSNFSLVMLGVGPYITASIIMQLLTMIFPKLKEMYQEGGEMGRQKFNQYSRLLTVPLAVLQAYGTITLLQNQQVVVPLQPLTLVTTICTIAAGSLLLMWLGELISEKGMGNGVSLIIFAGIVAGIPSSIQQTLLSGNAGSNIPLYVVLAVVTVVVIAAVAFITEAERLIPVTYAKRVRGMKMFGGASTYLPLRINQAGVIPIIFALSIMLFPGMIASFFSQSSVPWIASVAHFMAGLFTDQKIYGIVYFLLIILFTYFYTAVTFEPHQIAENVQKQGGFIPGIRPGKPTADYFAYIINRVTLAGAVFLGIIAILPFILQAATGLSALTIGGTAVLIVVSVVLESMKAVKAQLTMRQYESF; this is encoded by the coding sequence ATGGAAAAGATTCTTCAACTTTTTAGAGCAAAAGATCTGCGCGACAAACTGCTATACATCGCGGCGCTTCTTACGGTATTCCGGATTGCTTCGGCGATTCCCGTTCCCGGAGTTGACATAGCCCGCCTTAAGCGTTTTTTCGAGGATAATCAGGTTTTTGGGCTTTTCAATTTATTTTCTGGGGGCGCGCTTTCAAACTTTTCATTGGTCATGCTTGGGGTCGGTCCGTATATTACCGCCTCCATCATTATGCAGCTCCTTACCATGATTTTTCCGAAACTGAAAGAAATGTATCAGGAAGGAGGAGAAATGGGGCGTCAAAAATTTAATCAGTATTCCCGCCTGCTTACGGTTCCCCTTGCGGTCTTGCAGGCTTACGGCACCATCACACTTCTGCAGAATCAGCAGGTGGTGGTCCCACTCCAGCCGCTCACGCTTGTTACCACGATATGCACCATAGCAGCCGGAAGCCTTCTTTTGATGTGGCTTGGCGAGCTTATTTCGGAAAAGGGCATGGGGAACGGCGTCTCTCTTATTATTTTTGCGGGCATCGTGGCGGGCATTCCCTCGTCAATTCAACAAACGCTTCTTTCGGGGAATGCGGGTTCAAACATTCCCCTCTATGTTGTTCTTGCGGTCGTTACCGTAGTGGTTATTGCGGCGGTTGCGTTTATAACCGAAGCGGAACGGCTCATACCCGTTACCTATGCAAAACGAGTGCGGGGCATGAAAATGTTCGGCGGCGCCTCTACATACTTGCCGCTACGCATAAACCAGGCCGGTGTCATACCCATTATTTTCGCGCTTTCCATTATGCTGTTCCCCGGCATGATCGCAAGCTTTTTTTCGCAATCTTCTGTTCCCTGGATCGCAAGCGTCGCACACTTTATGGCGGGGCTTTTCACCGATCAGAAGATATACGGAATAGTTTATTTTCTGCTTATTATACTCTTCACATATTTCTATACCGCAGTGACGTTCGAACCCCACCAGATAGCAGAGAATGTGCAGAAACAGGGGGGGTTCATTCCCGGCATCCGCCCGGGGAAGCCAACAGCGGATTATTTTGCGTATATCATCAACCGCGTCACGCTTGCCGGAGCGGTGTTTTTGGGTATTATTGCGATTCTACCCTTTATACTACAGGCCGCAACCGGGCTTTCCGCGCTCACCATAGGCGGCACCGCAGTGCTTATCGTGGTCTCCGTGGTTTTGGAGAGCATGAAGGCGGTGAAAGCACAGCTTACGATGCGGCAATACGAGTCATTCTAA
- a CDS encoding nucleoside monophosphate kinase encodes MPLTVIFLGKAGAGKGTQGHLLEQKIKMKVVGTGDLLRAFTALDIPAARRIEKEVLLAGKLAPSWFVSYLWMHEVLHAEPKESILFDGSPRMLPEALLIDDVLDWNGRIPPKVFLLDISDEEATRRLLSRKMCEMCKKIYQGDSAEVVSGVCPCGGKLVKRRDDVPKAIQSRLAYFKTDVVPVIEHYQKKEWLIRINGEQSPEKVHEDILKHLG; translated from the coding sequence ATGCCGTTAACCGTTATTTTTCTCGGGAAGGCCGGAGCGGGCAAAGGAACCCAGGGGCACCTGCTCGAGCAAAAAATTAAGATGAAAGTCGTCGGCACCGGAGACCTACTCCGAGCGTTTACGGCTCTTGATATACCTGCGGCGCGGCGTATTGAAAAAGAGGTCTTGCTTGCGGGCAAACTTGCGCCTTCATGGTTTGTGAGCTACTTATGGATGCACGAGGTGCTTCATGCCGAACCCAAAGAAAGCATTCTTTTTGACGGCAGTCCGCGCATGCTCCCTGAGGCGCTCCTTATAGACGATGTGCTTGATTGGAATGGCCGCATACCCCCCAAAGTCTTTCTATTGGACATTAGCGACGAAGAGGCAACGCGGCGGCTGCTTTCGCGAAAAATGTGCGAAATGTGTAAAAAGATCTATCAGGGAGATTCTGCCGAGGTTGTATCTGGGGTGTGTCCGTGCGGTGGAAAACTTGTAAAACGTCGTGATGATGTTCCGAAGGCCATCCAGAGCCGCCTGGCGTATTTCAAGACGGATGTTGTGCCGGTGATTGAACATTATCAAAAAAAAGAATGGCTCATCCGTATCAATGGCGAACAGTCGCCAGAGAAGGTGCACGAAGACATTCTTAAGCATCTTGGTTAG
- the map gene encoding type I methionyl aminopeptidase — translation MFQPKSPQEIAIMARGGAILAKTFRRLRHAAYTGITTKELDELARKLVLSYGAKPAFLGYASGASGKKFPASLCVSVGDEVVHGIPGTRFLKDGDIAGLDLGVLYNGFYTDSAITIGIGAISKKAQRLIEVTERALYLGIDMARLGNTTGDIGQAVQSYVEAQGFSVVRDLVGHGIGRELHEEPQVPNYGKVDRGIKLEEGMVVAIEPMVTEGSWQVVLSPDGWTYKTADGSLSAHFEHTVAITKKGPRILTK, via the coding sequence GTGTTTCAGCCCAAATCTCCACAGGAAATAGCGATAATGGCACGCGGCGGAGCGATACTCGCAAAAACATTCCGAAGGCTACGGCACGCGGCATATACGGGAATCACCACAAAAGAACTTGACGAGCTTGCGCGCAAGCTCGTTTTGTCATACGGCGCAAAGCCCGCGTTTCTCGGCTACGCATCGGGCGCTTCAGGTAAGAAATTCCCAGCATCTCTCTGCGTCTCGGTTGGCGATGAAGTTGTGCATGGTATTCCCGGAACTCGCTTCTTGAAAGATGGTGATATCGCGGGACTTGATCTGGGCGTACTGTACAATGGTTTTTATACGGATTCTGCGATTACGATAGGCATTGGCGCCATTTCAAAGAAAGCCCAGCGACTCATTGAGGTAACGGAGCGGGCGTTATATCTTGGCATTGACATGGCCCGCCTTGGCAATACTACTGGAGATATTGGGCAGGCGGTGCAGTCCTATGTGGAGGCACAGGGATTTTCCGTTGTGCGGGATCTTGTGGGGCATGGCATAGGGAGGGAGCTTCACGAAGAACCTCAAGTCCCGAATTATGGGAAAGTGGACCGCGGTATAAAACTTGAAGAAGGCATGGTGGTCGCCATTGAACCCATGGTGACCGAGGGCAGTTGGCAGGTTGTGCTTTCTCCGGACGGCTGGACGTATAAAACCGCGGACGGCTCTCTCTCGGCGCATTTTGAACACACCGTAGCAATCACCAAAAAAGGCCCGAGAATTCTTACGAAGTAA